A single Triticum dicoccoides isolate Atlit2015 ecotype Zavitan chromosome 2A, WEW_v2.0, whole genome shotgun sequence DNA region contains:
- the LOC119352551 gene encoding putative disease resistance RPP13-like protein 1, protein MSLSAIGVVSAINECVTLWQWAKSAISSRWSGSHDQILQDRVLQLESGLQLLRDTLPAMHDLINKAEWKSHERGVASLLPNLKDAVCDAEDLLDEFRWYELKLQVEGDANQSSLLDFFGTVIPGSFDKLNDVQLRLNHLSIQMENMGLRGVTQHFDKLVRPETTSLPNETKIFGRDKELKQVLGFLNVPMNSKRKRATCSVNASTSNLVNDTSRIYSLPILPIVGIGGVGKTTLSQHICNHQRVKSHFELIIWICVSDNFDVKRLTKEVIQSCNGKEATTDNLDSLQRALSNHVKNKRVLIVLDDMWDDSLKENGQCWKRFCAPFTSVQEGSMMLITTRCPKVAEGVRTMEHIKLEGLEDSIFWKFFKLCAFGSENSINDPELECIGRRILPKLKGSPLAAKTLGRMLSMDMQASHWNSILVSELWELRQEDTDILPALRLSYMYLPFYLKQCFAFCAVYPKDYKFQKACLAEIWVAEGFVDPQGRVPIEDIGCRYFEDLVARSFFQKASGGYIIHDLLHDMAQKVSEHDCFILRNKSEFDKVPQNVRHLYVLPSNDFDDSTLLRLSKYTKLRTLICKKNLGKMTGFVLDHWCTKLMRMRVISCASTNELPESIGNWKHLRYLEISRACPLKRIPSTFCWLYNLQILYAKKCKLDSLPSDFDKLTCLQKFESLGLAYCARNNTTLNRDHATEAEPENRKYLDELTLVMGSDMSQPPIGLKSLFLKNYGGSSLPSWFQPQNLPSLASLGFESCDGLKSINLNERPAVGGSITTFSFLTVLTVKNCDRLSTLDDLLTQEYIPAIEKIHIEDCPWLLSVPGQRFGSFCYLKHLAVIVCPSINWQRGLVLPSSLRSLSLLKCGDISPYVPSCLKNLASLVSLNIDGLRITSIPGNIWHRNLASLEELEISDCPDLVSIGGAKAVAKIKRVLILRCPKLEEAEQINKRTHLKASMQESVAALFGRRKARGQGNLLVSDNE, encoded by the exons ATGAGCTTATCTGCCATTGGGGTCGTCAGTGCCATCAATGAGTGTGTCACTTTGTGGCAGTGGGCCAAATCTGCCATTTCATCTCGATGGAGTGGCTCACATGATCAAATTCTTCAGGATCGCGTATTGCAGCTTGAGAGTGGCCTACAACTTCTCAGGGACACTCTTCCTGCAATGCACGACCTTATTAATAAAGCTGAGTGGAAAAGCCATGAACGCGGTGTGGCCAGTCTCCTTCCAAATCTCAAGGATGCAGTGTGTGACGCCGAGGACCTTCTCGATGAGTTCAGATGGTACGAGTTGAAGCTGCAAGTGGAGGGTGATGCGAACCAATCTTCTCTGCTTGACTTCTTTGGCACCGTCATTCCAGGTAGCTTCGATAAACTAAATGATGTCCAGTTGAGGCTAAATCATCTTTCAATTCAGATGGAGAATATGGGGCTCCGTGGAGTTACACAACACTTTGACAAATTAGTCAGACCTGAGACCACCTCTTTGCCAAATGAAACAAAGATATTTGGTCGTGATAAGGAACTGAAGCAGGTATTGGGATTTCTCAATGTACCAATGAATTCAAAacgcaagagagcaacttgttcagTGAATGCATCAACAAGCAACCTAGTTAATGATACATCAAGAATATATAGTCTTCCTATTTTGCCAATAGTTGGAATTGGTGGTGTTGGAAAGACTACTTTGTCCCAACATATCTGCAACCATCAACGAGTGAAGTCTCACTTTGAGCTGATAATTTGGATTTGTGTCTCAGACAACTTTGATGTGAAGAGGCTAACCAAAGAGGTCATACAATCCTGTAACGGAAAGGAGGCAACAACTGACAATTTGGATTCTCTTCAGCGTGCTTTGTCTAACCATGTGAAAAACAAAAGGGTATTGATAGTCCTTGATGACATGTGGGATGATTCCTTGAAGGAAAATGGGCAATGTTGGAAGAGGTTTTGTGCACCTTTTACAAGTGTTCAAGAGGGAAGTATGATGTTGATCACCACTAGATGCCCCAAGGTTGCGGAGGGGGTGCGCACAATGGAGCACATTAAATTAGAAGGTCTAGAGGACTCCATCTTCTGGAAATTCTTCAAACTGTGCGCATTTGGGTCCGAGAATTCTATAAATGATCCAGAGTTAGAGTGCATCGGTAGAAGAATACTTCCTAAACTAAAGGGTTCTCCTTTGGCTGCCAAAACTCTAGGACGCATGTTAAGCATGGACATGCAAGCATCACATTGGAATTCTATACTTGTGAGTGAATTGTGGGAGTTGAGACAAGAGGATACTGACATTTTACCGGCCCTTCGGCTGAGCTACATGtatttgccattttatttgaaGCAATGTTTTGCATTCTGTGCTGTATACCCCAAAGATTATAAATTCCAAAAGGCATGCTTAGCTGAAATTTGGGTGGCGGAAGGCTTTGTGGATCCTCAAGGTCGTGTTCCAATTGAAGATATTGGTTGTCGGTATTTTGAAGACCTTGTAGCTCGGTCCTTCTTTCAGAAAGCTAGTGGTGGATACATAATCCATGACTTACTGCATGACATGGCACAGAAAGTTTCGGAGCATGACTGTTTCATCTTAAGAAATAAGAGTGAATTTGATAAAGTTCCCCAAAATGTTCGTCATCTATACGTACTCCCTAGCAATGACTTTGATGATTCCACCTTGTTGAGACTATCCAAATACACAAAGCTGCGTACTCTAATTTGCAAGAAAAATTTAGGGAAGATGACAGGCTTTGTACTGGACCACTGGTGTACTAAACTTATGCGCATGCGTGTGATTTCTTGTGCCTCCACAAACGAGTTACCAGAGAGTATTGGAAATTGGAAACATCTTCGGTACCTTGAAATCTCCAGAGCTTGTCCTTTGAAGAGGATTCCTTCAACTTTCTGTTGGCTATATAATCTGCAGATTTTATATGCCAAGAAATGCAAGCTAGATAGCTTGCCCAGTGACTTTGATAAGTTGACCTGTTTACAAAAATTTGAATCACTTGGATTAGCATATTGTGCCAGGAACAATACCACACTAAATCGGGATCATGCAACAGAAGCTGAACCGGAGAATAGGAAATATCTTGATGAATTGACATTGGTTATGGGTTCAGACATGTCTCAACCTCCCATCGGTCTCAAGTCTCTATTCCTCAAGAACTATGGTGGTTCCTCTCTCCCAAGCTGGTTTCAGCCACAAAACTTGCCAAGTTTAGCATCACTTGGTTTTGAAAGTTGTGATGGACTCAAGAGCATAAACTTAAATGAGAGACCTGCAGTTGGAGGCAGCATTACAACATTCTCGTTCCTTACTGTCCTAACAGTTAAAAATTGTGATAGATTGTCCACCCTTGATGACCTCCTAACACAAGAATATATACCTGCTATTGAGAAAATTCACATCGAAGATTGTCCGTGGTTACTGTCCGTTCCTGGTCAAAGGTTTGGTAGTTTTTGTTACCTGAAACATCTGGCGGTTATAGTGTGCCCAAGTATCAACTGGCAAAGGGGATTGGTGTTGCCATCATCTCTCCGAAGTCTCAGCTTACTAAAATGTGGGGATATCTCTCCATATGTTCCCAGCTGCCTAAAGAACCTTGCATCTCTTGTCTCACTAAACATTGATGGTCTGCGTATAACATCCATTCCAGGCAACATTTGGCACAGAAATCTTGCATCACTTGAGGAATTAGAGATTTCAGATTGTCCAGACCTAGTTTCAATTGGTGGAGCAAAGGCGGTTGCAAAAATAAAGAGGGTGCTGATATTGAGGTGTCCAAAGTTAGAGGAAGCGGAGCAGATCAATAAAAGAACCCACCTAAAG GCCAGCATGCAGGAATCCGTAGCTGCATTATTTGGACGTAGGAAGGCCCGAGGACAAGGAAACTTACTTGTCAGTGACAATGAATGA